From Elaeis guineensis isolate ETL-2024a chromosome 16, EG11, whole genome shotgun sequence, a single genomic window includes:
- the LOC105059503 gene encoding monocopper oxidase-like protein SKU5, protein MAARWSGVAAVVAALVCAAALVGRCSAEDPYVYYDLNVSYITASPLGVEKQVIAINKQFPGPILNVTTNWNVVVNVLNSLDEPLLITWDGIQQRMSCWQDGVLGTNCPIPPGWNWTYHFQVKDQIGSFFYFPSLGLQRAAGGYGGIVVNNRPIIPVPFGKPDGDINLFIGDWYNRNHTALRKELDDGKDLGMPDGVLMNGKGPYRYNTTLVPAGIDYETINVEPGKTYRFRVHNVGVSTSLNFRIQNHNLLLVETEGTYTVQQNYTSLDIHVGQSYSFLVTMDQNASSDYYIVASSRFVNESLWTRVTGVAVLHYSNSKGKASGPLPDGPNDVYDKNWSLNQALSIRTNLSTGAARPNPQGSFKYGLINVTEVYMLRNEPPVVINGKRRTTLNGLSYSPPDTPLNLADAYHKKGIYTLDFPTRPLDGPPRIGASVINASYKGFMEIIFQNNDTKVQTYHIDGYSFYVVGMAYGEWTEDCRGQYNKWDAVSRCTTQVFPGAWTAIFVSLDNAGFWNVRAENLDTWYLGQEVYMKLDNPEISGDSESPKPDNALYCGALQYLQKNQTSHGSNASTSSSSILSVGSKLLTLMPFLALVAIFV, encoded by the exons ATGGCGGCGCGGTGGTCGGGCGTGGCAGCTGTCGTCGCGGCGCTGGTGTGCGCGGCCGCGCTGGTGGGGCGGTGCTCCGCCGAAGATCCCTACGTCTACTACGATCTCAACGTCTCCTACATCACCGCCTCCCCACTCGGCGTCGAGAAGCAG GTAATAGCGATTAACAAGCAATTCCCTGGTCCCATCCTCAATGTAACAACCAACTGGAATGTCGTCGTTAATGTACTCAATAGCTTGGATGAGCCATTGCTCATTACCTG GGATGGGATTCAGCAGAGGATGAGTTGTTGGCAAGATGGGGTTTTGGGAACGAATTGCCCAATCCCACCGGGCTGGAACTGGACCTATCACTTCCAGGTGAAGGACCAGATTGGGAGTTTCTTCTACTTCCCCTCCCTCGGTCTTCAGCGGGCAGCAGGAGGCTATGGTGGTATTGTTGTCAATAACCGGCCTATAATCCCTGTGCCCTTTGGGAAGCCTGATGGGGACATCAACCTCTTCATTGGGGACTGGTACAACAGGAACCACACG GCCTTGAGGAAGGAACTTGATGATGGCAAGGACCTTGGCATGCCTGATGGTGTTCTGATGAATGGGAAAGGGCCGTATCGGTACAATACTACACTGGTTCCAGCTGGGATAGACTATGAGACTATCAATGTGGAACCAG GCAAAACATATCGCTTCCGTGTCCACAATGTCGGTGTCTCTACAAGCTTGAATTTCAGAATCCAAAATCACAACTTGCTTCTTGTCGAGACAGAAGGAACTTACACTGTGCAGCAGAACTATACCAGCTTAGATATCCATGTGGGACAATCATACTCGTTCCTGGTTACAATGGATCAGAATGCGAGCAGTGACTACTACATTGTGGCAAGTTCTAGGTTTGTGAATGAGTCCCTTTGGACGAGAGTTACTGGTGTTGCCGTTTTGCACTATTCAAATTCCAAAGGCAAAGCATCTGGCCCTCTTCCAGATGGTCCTAATGATGTCTATGACAAAAACTGGTCATTGAATCAGGCACTGTCTATCAG GACAAACCTGAGTACCGGTGCCGCACGCCCCAACCCTCAGGGATCTTTTAAATATGGTTTGATCAATGTGACCGAGGTGTACATGTTAAGAAATGAGCCACCTGTGGTCATTAATGGAAAACGTCGAACTACGCTCAATGGACTCTCATATTCTCCTCCTGATACACCATTGAATCTTGCTGATGCGTATCATAAGAAGGGAATTTATACACTTGATTTCCCTACTAGGCCACTTGATGGACCACCTCGAATTGGAGCATCTGTAATTAATGCTTCATACAAGGGCTTCATGGAAATCATATTTCAGAACAATGATACCAAAGTCCAGACCTACCACATTGACGGATATTCATTTTATGTTGTTGG AATGGCTTATGGGGAGTGGACTGAGGATTGCAGAGGCCAGTATAATAAGTGGGATGCTGTTTCTCGCTGTACCACACAG GTTTTCCCAGGAGCATGGACTGCTATCTTTGTGTCACTAGACAATGCAGGCTTTTGGAATGTGCGTGCGGAAAATCTTGATACATGGTACCTTGGACAGGAGGTGTATATGAAGCTAGACAACCCTGAAATAAGTGGCGACTCTGAGTCGCCTAAACCTGATAATGCTCTTTATTGCGGTGCCCTTCAATATTTGCAGAA GAATCAGACATCTCATGGCTCAAATGCATCAACTTCATCTTCTTCCATTCTAAGTGTTGGAAGCAAGCTGCTCACCTTGATGCCATTCTTAGCTTTGGTTGCCATATTTGTGTGA
- the LOC105059502 gene encoding Golgi SNAP receptor complex member 1-2: MRDSSLDLQESGWEELRKEARKIEGDLDVRLSSYAKLGARFTHFSGYANNSSPVASSRSWKSVELEIQSLLEKLLDVNDAMSRCAASAAPTTSVTQKLARHRDILHEFTQEFRRTKGNLNSMMEHAELLNSVKNDISESKASGSMSPTVHLLRERASIHGSINQIDEVIGQAQATRSVLGTQRALFGDVQGKVKQLGEKFPIIRGLLGAIRRKRSKDTLILSAVIAACTLFLIIYWLSK; encoded by the exons ATGAGGGATTCGAGTTTGGACCTCCAAGAATCGGGGTGGGAGGAGCTTCGCAAAGAGGCGAGAAAGATCGAAGGCGATCTCGACGTCAGGCTCTCCTCCTACGCCAAGCTCGGCGCCCGATTCACTCACTTCTCcg GTTATGCAAACAATAGTTCACCTGTTGCATCTAGCAGATCATGGAAGTCTGTGGAATTGGAAATCCAGTCTTTACTAGAGAAGCTACTGGATGTTAATGATGCAATGAGTCGATGTGCTGCATCAGCAGCACCTACAACTTCTGTAACCCAAAAACTTGCAAGGCACAGAGACATACTTCATGAATTCACACAG GAATTTAGAAGAACAAAGGGAAACTTAAATTCCATGATGGAGCATGCTGAGCTTCTCAACTCTGTCAAAAATGATATTAGTGAATCAAAG GCATCTGGCAGCATGTCACCCACGGTACATCTGTTGAGGGAGAGAGCTTCAATTCATGGAAGCATAAATCAG ATTGATGAGGTGATTGGTCAAGCACAAGCCACAAGATCAGTTCTGGGCACACAGAGGGCTTTGTTTGGGGATGTTCAGGGAAAAGTCAAGCAGCTGGGTGAAAAATTTCCTATAATTCGAGGACTTCTTG GGGCCATTAGAAGGAAGCGCTCCAAGGACACACTTATTCTCTCTGCGGTCATAGCAGCTTGCACTTTGTTCCTAATTATTTATTGGCTTTCAAAATGA